The sequence TAACGATAAGGTAGCAACAATAAAAGACAACAACAGCAACACAGTCGACTTTACATCAAGCCCAAGAGACAGCGACCAACCGGTCGTCAGCGAGACAATTGCCACCGCTGGAATGGTCAATCCGATACTTGCCAGCGCCGATCCAAGCGCCAGGTTGAGACTGGTTTGCAGACGATTGGCACGTGCCGCGCGCACCGCAGCCAAACCTTCCGGCAGCAACACGACTGCTGCAATAATAATACCGACCAATGTTTTTGGCGCACCGACGCTGGCAACAGCCAGTTCCAGCGACGGTGCTAGCGATTTCGCCAACAAAACGACTGCTCCCAGACAAACCAGCAAGAGACCGCCGCTAATCCACGCCACCTTGTCGGATGGCGGCGCGGCGTGTACCTCTTCATCATTCGTCGATTCGTCGGGCAGGAAATAATCCCGATGCCGTACTGTCTGGACCAGCACGAAGGTGCCATAAAGGACTAATGAAATGATAGCGATAAATGCAAGCTGACTGGAACTGTAGAACGGGCCGACGGCGCTTAACGTGTAATTAGGCAATACCAGTGTCAAAACAGCAATGGCCGCCAAGGTAGCTAGCGATGCGCTGACGCCCAACAGCCCAAAAGTTTGCTCTTTGTGCCGACTAGCACCGGCTAATAAACAAATACCGACGATACCGTTGAGGATGATCATGATCGCGGCAAAAACCGTGTCACGCGCCAGTCCCATCGTCTCCTCGCCGCCAGCCAACATCAGCGATACGATCAGCGCCACCTCAATGAGGGTAACCGCGAGCGCCAGGACCAATGTTCCATAAGGTTCGCCGACCCGATGCGCGACGACTTCTGCATGATAAACGGCAGCAAGCACGCCTCCGAGCAGGCCCACCACGAGCAAGAATGTATAGACAAGACCGAGATCAAACCGGGTTCCGATAATTAACATCCACGCGGCAATCGGCGCAACGACAGTCCAGATGGGGAGCGAGGGAAATTTTTTCATGTTTCCGATTGGACACGAATCAAGGATTTTTGGCAAGCGACTGCTTGGCTTTTCCAGCAAGGGATTGCAATGCAGGCAATCAACCGAGCGATACGTAGGCGCAGCGCTTGTCAGCAACATATGTCACTTCACAAACATTAGCCATTTACTTAAATCGCATCGAACGAAGCACGTTTCGACCCAATTCAAGTGTACCGTTACTTATCAAAAAGAAAGCCTCTCAGCGTTCACGCGCTGAAATCCTGCATCGTGTGTTACTGCGTTTTCCGACAAAAAGGACTGACAACCTAACGACATAGTAAGTAAAGCATGCCTATTTTTACGTGCTCCGTAGCGTAATTCTCTCTCAATATTTATCCATTTTTCCCATTAAAAATGTCGTAATAACGAAAGGCACCTCATTCGTGAAACCTGATTTTGAGTCTATCAATGTAATTGGTAAAAACCTGTTCCGCAATAATGCAAAAATGGTGGCCGCTTCGGAGGTCGGCTACAGAATTGCACAAGAACAGAACATGATCGGTATCCGTGTCGACGCCAGCGCTGGGCAAAACAAGTTGCGTGATATCGCAACCGGCAAGGATTTTGTCAATTTATGCTCTTGCTCATATTTGGGGCTGAATAGTCATCCTGCGGTGTTGCAAGGTGGCATTGACGCTTTGCAAAGTCAGGGTATTACTGGCCTTGCGATGGCGGAATACCGCATCCGCTTGAGTGTGATGGAGGAGTTAGAGCAGGAATTGAGGGATCTTTTTAATGGACCGGTGTTACCCGCGATTTCTTGCAGTGCATTGACCGCAGGAATATTGCCGCTGCTGGCATCCGGACATTTAACCGATGGTGAGCCGATGGTGATGGTGTTTGATAAGTGCGCGCATTTTTCAATGGCTTTTATTAAACCGATTATCGCTGATGAGACACTGGTCCTGAACTGTCCTCACAACGACATGATGTATCTGGAGGAAATCTGCAAAAAATATCCCCGGGTGGCTTATATATGCGATGGCGTGTATTCGGTTGGCGGCGTCGCTGATCTTGCCGCTCTATTGTCGCTACAAGAGCGTTATGGCTTGTTTCTTTACTTTGATGACTCGCACTCTCTTTCGGTTGAGGGCAACAACGGTGAAGGTCACATCCGATCCCGGCTTGCCGCGTTAAACGACAGAACCATTATCGTTGCCTCAATCGCCAAGGCATTTGGGAGTACCGGCGGCATCGCCATGCTG is a genomic window of Glaciimonas sp. CA11.2 containing:
- a CDS encoding ionic transporter y4hA translates to MKKFPSLPIWTVVAPIAAWMLIIGTRFDLGLVYTFLLVVGLLGGVLAAVYHAEVVAHRVGEPYGTLVLALAVTLIEVALIVSLMLAGGEETMGLARDTVFAAIMIILNGIVGICLLAGASRHKEQTFGLLGVSASLATLAAIAVLTLVLPNYTLSAVGPFYSSSQLAFIAIISLVLYGTFVLVQTVRHRDYFLPDESTNDEEVHAAPPSDKVAWISGGLLLVCLGAVVLLAKSLAPSLELAVASVGAPKTLVGIIIAAVVLLPEGLAAVRAARANRLQTSLNLALGSALASIGLTIPAVAIVSLTTGWSLSLGLDVKSTVLLLLSFIVATLSLGTGRTTVMQGTIHLVIFAVYLFTTIVP
- a CDS encoding aminotransferase class I/II-fold pyridoxal phosphate-dependent enzyme, yielding MKPDFESINVIGKNLFRNNAKMVAASEVGYRIAQEQNMIGIRVDASAGQNKLRDIATGKDFVNLCSCSYLGLNSHPAVLQGGIDALQSQGITGLAMAEYRIRLSVMEELEQELRDLFNGPVLPAISCSALTAGILPLLASGHLTDGEPMVMVFDKCAHFSMAFIKPIIADETLVLNCPHNDMMYLEEICKKYPRVAYICDGVYSVGGVADLAALLSLQERYGLFLYFDDSHSLSVEGNNGEGHIRSRLAALNDRTIIVASIAKAFGSTGGIAMLGSEKHFEFLYRAGPLGWSQSLRIAAIGTTLGSIKVHKSAELHTLQQQLTHNIALFDRQITTLQRGNGLNIKVVEVGDQGKAVHLSKALYEKGFYCSPVFFPIVGRDRAGVRLMLRGDLPAEIVQSFVDQLKDILRKMDVQH